The proteins below are encoded in one region of Candidatus Moraniibacteriota bacterium:
- the atpG gene encoding ATP synthase F1 subunit gamma, whose product MASARDIRRRIKGVKGTGKITRAMEMISAVKMRKAVQSVVAIRPYAKSAIELLSQLSVATKDDTHPLFENRPIKKALYVVITSNRGLCGAFNAQVTKHLRRILKEDENREQSFITIGKKGESFVHRLDKEIIASFPDIIGLPTIDGTRAIAKMIIAEFESKRVDRVVMVYTDYISVMTQEVKTRGLLPVAIKDTKKALDEMNTDEIALKQGKNQELSSEYVIEPSPKKVLWQMIPRLIEMELYHAILESNASQESARMMAMRNATDAAKDMVSDLTLAYNQIRQGKITQEIAELSAGMAAVTH is encoded by the coding sequence ATGGCTTCAGCAAGAGACATCAGACGACGAATCAAAGGTGTGAAAGGCACAGGAAAAATCACCCGAGCCATGGAGATGATTTCTGCTGTCAAAATGCGCAAAGCAGTGCAGTCTGTCGTCGCTATTCGTCCGTATGCCAAGAGCGCTATCGAGCTCTTAAGTCAATTGAGTGTCGCTACTAAGGATGATACGCATCCACTTTTTGAAAATCGCCCTATAAAAAAAGCATTGTATGTGGTGATTACGAGTAACCGTGGCCTCTGTGGCGCTTTCAATGCACAGGTGACGAAACATTTGCGTCGTATTCTCAAAGAAGATGAGAACCGTGAACAATCATTCATCACTATTGGAAAAAAAGGAGAATCGTTTGTGCATCGTTTGGACAAAGAAATTATCGCCTCATTTCCTGATATTATTGGGCTACCAACCATTGATGGAACGCGGGCTATTGCCAAGATGATCATTGCAGAATTTGAATCCAAGCGTGTTGACCGTGTCGTTATGGTGTACACAGACTATATCTCCGTTATGACACAAGAGGTGAAAACGCGTGGACTCCTCCCTGTAGCTATCAAAGATACCAAGAAAGCACTCGATGAAATGAATACCGATGAGATTGCTCTGAAACAAGGAAAAAATCAGGAGTTGTCATCAGAATATGTCATCGAACCATCACCAAAAAAAGTGTTGTGGCAAATGATTCCTCGTTTAATCGAAATGGAACTCTATCACGCTATTCTCGAATCCAATGCTTCACAGGAGTCGGCTCGAATGATGGCGATGCGCAACGCGACAGACGCTGCCAAAGACATGGTTTCTGATCTGACGCTCGCATACAATCAGATTCGTCAGGGGAAAATCACGCAAGAGATTGCGGAACTTTCTGCTGGTATGGCAGCAGTGACACATTAA
- the atpD gene encoding F0F1 ATP synthase subunit beta gives MNTGKIIQVIGPVVDVEFPGESTLPKILDALEVSVVGEKLIVEVHQHLGGNRVRAVAMGTTDGVARGMEVVATGAPISVPVGKAVLGRMFNVLGNVIDGKEEVIVETRRSIHRSAPAFDEQATKAEVFETGIKSIDLICPFMKGGKVGLFGGAGVGKTVVIQELIRNIAQEHGGYSVFAGVGERTREGNDLYHEMKESGVLEKTALVFGQMNEPPGSRQRVALTALTMAESFRDDEGKDVLFFIDNIFRFTQAGSEVSALLGRIPSAVGYQPTLAEEMGGLQERITSTKKGSITSVQAVYVPADDLTDPAPATTFAHLDSTVVLSRALSELGIYPAVDPLDSNSTILDPQIIGERHYAVARNVQKILQRYKDLQDIIAILGMEELSDEDKQTVTRARKVQKYLSQPFFVAEQFTGAPGKYVKLEETIAGFERILSGELDDIAEQAFYMKGSIEEVIAEGRKKAE, from the coding sequence ATGAATACAGGAAAAATTATTCAAGTCATTGGCCCGGTCGTCGACGTCGAATTTCCAGGTGAGAGTACTTTGCCGAAAATTCTTGATGCTCTCGAAGTGAGTGTTGTCGGAGAGAAACTCATTGTTGAAGTGCATCAGCACTTGGGTGGAAATCGTGTGCGTGCCGTTGCTATGGGAACGACTGACGGCGTCGCTCGTGGTATGGAAGTAGTGGCAACCGGCGCTCCTATTTCTGTCCCTGTGGGAAAAGCTGTTTTAGGAAGAATGTTCAATGTTCTCGGAAATGTCATCGATGGGAAAGAAGAGGTCATAGTAGAAACAAGACGTTCAATCCATCGTAGTGCACCAGCTTTTGATGAACAGGCGACCAAAGCCGAAGTGTTCGAAACCGGTATCAAATCTATCGATCTCATTTGTCCTTTTATGAAGGGTGGAAAAGTCGGATTGTTCGGTGGTGCTGGTGTAGGAAAGACAGTGGTGATTCAGGAACTCATTCGCAATATTGCGCAAGAACACGGTGGATATTCAGTGTTCGCTGGTGTTGGTGAACGTACGCGCGAAGGTAATGACCTCTACCATGAAATGAAAGAATCAGGAGTGCTCGAAAAAACAGCCCTCGTATTCGGACAGATGAATGAACCTCCAGGATCTCGTCAACGTGTCGCTCTTACAGCGCTCACGATGGCCGAATCATTTCGTGATGACGAAGGGAAAGATGTACTTTTCTTTATCGATAATATTTTCCGTTTTACGCAGGCTGGCTCCGAAGTATCTGCTCTCCTCGGACGTATCCCGAGCGCGGTAGGATATCAGCCGACACTTGCTGAAGAAATGGGTGGACTGCAAGAGCGTATTACTTCTACCAAGAAAGGATCTATCACTTCGGTACAGGCAGTATATGTACCAGCCGATGACTTGACTGACCCAGCTCCAGCGACGACGTTTGCCCACCTTGATTCAACAGTTGTGTTGTCGCGTGCACTCTCAGAGCTCGGTATCTATCCTGCTGTTGATCCTCTCGATTCCAACTCAACCATTCTCGATCCGCAAATCATCGGTGAACGGCACTATGCTGTTGCTCGAAATGTCCAAAAGATTCTTCAGCGTTATAAAGATTTGCAAGATATCATTGCCATTCTCGGTATGGAAGAACTCTCTGATGAGGACAAGCAGACTGTGACTCGTGCTCGAAAAGTGCAGAAATATCTTTCGCAACCATTTTTCGTCGCAGAACAGTTTACGGGCGCTCCTGGAAAATATGTGAAATTGGAAGAGACTATTGCTGGGTTTGAACGTATTCTCTCAGGTGAGCTCGATGATATTGCTGAGCAGGCATTTTATATGAAGGGTTCTATCGAAGAAGTGATTGCCGAAGGACGTAAGAAGGCAGAATAG
- the atpC gene encoding ATP synthase F1 subunit epsilon: MIKFKIITPERIVVEEEIYQATLPIEGGEVTILPEHIPYIGTIRAGEIMFRKTLGGEESSLAVSSGFVEFHNDEMVILADTAEHAEEIDLTRAEEARKRAEELKKEHLEMGGEEYARTTALIEKEMARVRVAHRHHSRRGISLPSSE; this comes from the coding sequence ATGATCAAATTCAAAATCATCACTCCTGAACGAATTGTTGTGGAGGAGGAAATCTATCAAGCGACACTGCCTATCGAGGGCGGTGAAGTCACGATTCTTCCAGAACACATCCCATATATCGGTACTATCAGAGCAGGGGAAATCATGTTTCGAAAAACACTCGGTGGTGAAGAATCGAGTCTTGCTGTTTCGAGTGGCTTTGTCGAGTTTCATAATGATGAAATGGTGATTCTTGCAGACACTGCAGAGCATGCGGAAGAAATCGATCTAACGAGAGCTGAGGAAGCCCGTAAACGAGCTGAGGAGTTGAAGAAAGAACATCTCGAAATGGGTGGAGAAGAATACGCTCGTACAACAGCACTGATCGAGAAAGAAATGGCTCGCGTCAGAGTCGCTCATCGTCACCATAGTCGTCGTGGCATATCTCTCCCAAGCAGTGAATAA
- a CDS encoding RNHCP domain-containing protein, which translates to MIVSQEKKFQRRKEDFLCEQCGFSVSGDGYTNHCPRCLWSKHVDIAPGDRLAECQGLMEPVSITQAGKGYLLVHRCVTCGYQKKNRSAEQDDFEAVLELSRRLAQI; encoded by the coding sequence ATGATAGTATCACAAGAAAAGAAATTTCAGCGTCGCAAAGAAGATTTTCTCTGTGAACAGTGTGGTTTTTCTGTGAGTGGAGATGGGTATACGAATCATTGCCCGAGATGTCTTTGGAGTAAGCATGTTGATATCGCTCCAGGAGATCGTCTGGCAGAGTGTCAGGGACTCATGGAACCAGTATCAATCACACAGGCGGGTAAAGGATATCTTCTTGTCCATCGCTGTGTTACATGTGGATATCAAAAGAAAAATAGAAGCGCTGAACAAGATGACTTCGAAGCAGTGCTCGAACTCTCTCGACGTCTCGCACAAATATAA